A window from Mixophyes fleayi isolate aMixFle1 chromosome 12, aMixFle1.hap1, whole genome shotgun sequence encodes these proteins:
- the BGLAP gene encoding osteocalcin has translation MKLFILAVLLGMAVLVLGRRDPNRSNVAESRSSEAFISKQESANFARRHRRSNIHNLVYGNVARSPLEAQREVCELNPSCDELADHIGFQEAYRRFYGPV, from the exons ATGAAACTGTTCATCCTCGCTGTTCTCCTGGGCATGGCCGTCCTGGTCTTGGGGCGCAGAG ATCCTAATCGCAGCAACGTGGCGGAATCTCGCAGCTCTGAAG CTTTCATCTCTAAACAAGAATCTGCCAACTTTGCCAGAAGACACCGACGCAGTAACATCCACAATCT GGTATACGGCAATGTGGCCAGATCTCCCCTGGAGGCCCAGAGAGAGGTTTGCGAGTTGAACCCCAGCTGTGACGAGCTGGCCGACCACATCGGATTCCAGGAGGCCTACAGACGCTTCTACGGACCGGTCTGA
- the PAQR6 gene encoding membrane progestin receptor delta: MLTIKLPQLLSVHQMPRVFWEDGIMSGYRHPKSSALDCLLSSFQMTNETVNIWTHFLPTWYFLWRFLLLSYTLDFFGESYNWPLLVYMMLICLYPFTSSFAHTFSSMSAHARHICYFLDYGALSLYSLGCAFTYGAYVMPDRWINSALHRYYIPIAAFNTFICTGLSCYSRFLEVDRPLLSKVLRTVAFVHPFVFDNIPLIYRLLFCFGEDCSWNEAIPLHFYHLFFALLTGFLFASHLPERLAPGRFDYFGHSHQLFHICAVLGTHFQLEAVLSDRSSRKSWLGSHSQADSLANTLGVVSTSVVGNLVLICFFTVALLWSPWAKSILQNHIPGEARVKEH, from the exons ATGCTCACCATCAAACTGCCCCAGCTCCTGAGCGTTCACCAGATGCCCCGG GTATTCTGGGAAGATGGGATCATGTCGGGGTACCGGCACCCCAAAAGCTCCGCCTTGGACTGTTTGCTCAGCTCCTTTCAAATGACCAATGAGACTGTGAACATTTGGACCCACTTTTTGCCCACGTG GTATTTCCTCTGGAGATTCCTGCTGCTCTCCTACACACTGGATTTTTTCGGGGAGTCCTACAACTGGCCCCTCTTAGTTTACATGATGCTCATCTGCCTGTACCCCTTCACCTCCAGCTTCGCACACACCTTCAGCAGCATGTCTGCCCACGCACGCCACATCTGCTACTTCCTGGACTATGGAGCCCTTAGTCTCTACAGCCTAG GCTGTGCCTTCACCTACGGAGCCTACGTTATGCCGGATCGCTGGATAAACAGCGCCCTGCATCGATATTACATCCCCATCGCTGCATTTAACACCTTTATCTGCACCGGTCTTTCCTGCTACTCCCG GTTCCTGGAGGTAGACCGGCCGCTGTTAAGTAAAGTCCTCCGCACGGTGGCCTTCGTCCACCCGTTTGTGTTCGACAACATCCCTCTGATTTATCGG CTTCTATTCTGCTTCGGGGAGGACTGTAGCTGGAACGAAGCCATCCCTCTCCATTTCTACCACCTTTTCTTCGCTCTCCTCACCGGCTTCCTCTTCGCCTCTCACCTGCCAGAGCGCCTGGCGCCTGGGCGCTTCGACTACTTTG GTCACAGCCACCAGCTGTTCCACATCTGCGCCGTCCTCGGCACGCACTTCCAGCTAGAGGCCGTGCTGTCCGACCGGTCGTCTCGGAAGTCCTGGCTCGGCTCACATTCCCAGGCCGACTCTCTAGCCAACACCTTGGGGGTTGTGTCCACTTCAGTGGTCGGGAACCTCGTCCTCATCTGTTTTTTCACTGTCGCCCTGCTGTGGTCTCCGTGGGCCAAGTCCATCCTCCAGAACCACATCCCCGGAGAGGCCAGGGTCAAAGAGCATTGA